From Aquabacter sp. L1I39, the proteins below share one genomic window:
- a CDS encoding histidine-type phosphatase — protein MAGTWEAAGRWRLRAGLLAMALLGGALPASAAPVLEQVVLVQRHGVRAPTQSADILARWTTRAWPSWPVGAGELTDKGAQVVALIATAMRNHYVQAGLLAAQGCPGQAVLVWSDARDERTRRSGRMMAQSFAPGCNADVTHLPDGARDPLFRRVGKACRYDPAELSRAVKASGPLVDPASARAIADVSAILRPQGPPLDPEASRLQVSDKSIRLSGPLAIAAASAEIFLLQYAQGLPAEDVAWGQAASPAALKPVLAARDRAVWFARQMPVVARVQGAGMARVMLETLSGQPRATAPAVGAGLKLLAFAGHDDNLSNMAGIFGVDWSLPGQPDKTAPATAFALERWRDPETGADSLSLRIWYAELQGMRALDPASVHAVSVPLPDCPGEAFCPLQTVRARILPDLPAGCGG, from the coding sequence ATGGCCGGGACGTGGGAAGCTGCGGGGCGCTGGCGTCTGCGGGCCGGCCTGCTCGCCATGGCGTTGCTGGGGGGCGCCTTGCCCGCTTCCGCCGCGCCGGTGCTGGAACAGGTGGTGCTGGTGCAACGGCACGGTGTGCGCGCGCCCACCCAGTCGGCGGACATCCTGGCGCGCTGGACGACGCGCGCCTGGCCGTCCTGGCCCGTGGGGGCCGGTGAACTCACCGACAAGGGCGCGCAGGTGGTCGCCCTCATCGCCACCGCCATGCGCAACCATTATGTGCAGGCGGGCCTCCTGGCCGCGCAGGGATGCCCGGGCCAAGCCGTCCTGGTGTGGTCGGACGCGCGCGACGAGCGCACCCGCCGCAGCGGCCGCATGATGGCACAGAGCTTCGCTCCCGGCTGCAATGCGGACGTCACCCATCTGCCGGACGGCGCGCGCGATCCCCTGTTCCGGCGCGTGGGCAAGGCCTGCCGCTATGATCCGGCGGAGCTGTCGCGCGCCGTGAAAGCAAGCGGCCCGCTGGTGGATCCGGCCTCGGCCCGCGCCATTGCGGATGTGAGCGCTATCCTCAGGCCGCAGGGGCCGCCGCTCGATCCGGAGGCGAGTCGCCTCCAGGTCTCCGACAAGAGCATAAGGCTCAGCGGTCCCCTCGCCATTGCGGCGGCAAGCGCCGAGATCTTCCTCCTGCAATATGCGCAGGGCTTGCCGGCGGAGGATGTGGCCTGGGGCCAGGCGGCGAGCCCGGCCGCCCTCAAGCCCGTGCTGGCGGCGCGGGACCGCGCCGTCTGGTTCGCCCGCCAGATGCCCGTCGTGGCCCGCGTCCAGGGGGCAGGCATGGCCCGCGTGATGCTGGAAACCCTGTCGGGCCAGCCGCGCGCCACCGCCCCCGCCGTCGGCGCGGGTCTAAAGCTGCTGGCCTTTGCCGGCCATGACGACAATCTGTCCAACATGGCCGGCATCTTCGGCGTGGACTGGAGCCTGCCCGGCCAACCCGACAAGACCGCGCCTGCCACCGCCTTCGCGCTGGAGCGCTGGCGGGACCCGGAGACGGGCGCCGATAGCCTGTCCTTGCGCATCTGGTATGCCGAGCTGCAGGGCATGCGGGCGCTGGACCCGGCCAGCGTCCACGCCGTCTCCGTGCCCTTGCCGGACTGCCCGGGTGAAGCCTTCTGCCCACTCCAGACAGTGCGCGCCCGCATCCTGCCCGACCTGCCGGCCGGGTGTGGCGGATAG
- the pdxA gene encoding 4-hydroxythreonine-4-phosphate dehydrogenase PdxA: MPSDSAPALALSLGEPAGIGPDITLMAWARRTAATPPFCAVGDPALLAARARLLGLDVPIREVEIGAAAATFHTALPVAPAGPRATAAPGRPDATSAAAVVTSLDVAVDHVQAGRASGLVTAPLAKSVVYAAGFPFPGHTEYLAARCAAPDGTAPHPVMMIWSPRLAVVPATIHVPLKDVPRLVTRALIVRTGRILARDMIRRFDLSRPRLVLAGLNPHAGEDGTLGREDEDVLRPAVEDLRGEGIDIRGPLPADTLFHEEARATYDAVIGPYHDQVLIPAKTLAFHDGVNVTLGLPFVRTSPDHGTAFDLAGTGRANPSSLMAAIALAGRLAAADRRAGLGAAA; this comes from the coding sequence ATGCCCTCCGATTCCGCTCCCGCCCTGGCGCTTTCGCTCGGCGAGCCGGCGGGCATCGGGCCCGACATCACCCTCATGGCCTGGGCGCGCCGCACGGCGGCGACCCCGCCTTTTTGCGCCGTGGGCGATCCTGCCTTGCTCGCGGCCCGGGCGCGCCTGCTCGGGCTCGACGTGCCGATCCGGGAGGTGGAGATCGGCGCGGCGGCTGCAACGTTCCATACGGCATTGCCGGTAGCACCTGCAGGGCCGCGCGCCACGGCTGCGCCCGGACGGCCCGACGCCACCAGCGCCGCCGCCGTGGTGACCAGCCTTGATGTGGCGGTAGACCATGTGCAGGCGGGGCGCGCCAGCGGCCTCGTCACCGCCCCGCTCGCCAAGTCCGTGGTCTATGCGGCGGGCTTTCCCTTTCCCGGCCACACGGAATATCTCGCTGCCCGCTGCGCTGCGCCCGATGGCACGGCGCCGCATCCGGTGATGATGATCTGGTCGCCGCGCCTCGCGGTCGTGCCCGCCACCATTCATGTGCCGCTGAAGGACGTGCCCCGGCTGGTCACGCGCGCGCTCATCGTGCGCACCGGCCGCATCCTCGCCCGCGACATGATCCGCCGCTTCGACCTGTCCCGTCCCCGTCTGGTGCTGGCGGGCCTCAATCCCCATGCGGGAGAGGATGGCACCCTCGGGCGCGAGGATGAAGACGTGCTGCGCCCCGCCGTGGAGGACCTGCGGGGGGAGGGCATCGATATCCGCGGCCCCCTTCCAGCAGACACGCTGTTCCATGAGGAGGCCCGTGCCACCTATGACGCGGTCATCGGCCCCTATCACGACCAGGTGCTCATTCCCGCCAAGACCCTGGCCTTCCATGACGGGGTGAACGTGACCCTCGGCCTCCCCTTCGTGCGCACCTCGCCCGACCACGGCACCGCCTTCGACCTGGCGGGCACGGGGCGGGCCAATCCTTCAAGCCTCATGGCGGCCATCGCGCTCGCCGGCCGGCTGGCGGCGGCGGATCGCCGGGCCGGCTTGGGAGCGGCCGCATGA
- a CDS encoding LPS-assembly protein LptD, producing the protein MTVGIAPAEDREVTPVRRLRRAAGGGLPSARTFAWVLFCALLLSLGHVCGAAAQSSASSLLAGKGIDHSDPNKKMLVTADELVYDYEKNTISAVGSVQLYYDGSSLEAKRVTYDRAKNLVIAEGNVRLKEKNGQVVNADRLQLTENFKEGFIDSLRVDSPDKTHFAATRADRLEGNITVFQNGVYTACEPCKDKPEKPVLWQVKAQRIIHNQDEQMIYYKDATLEFFGLPIAYFPYFSSPDPTVKRKTGFLTPVFANSSELGFGVGIPFFWNIAPDRDLTLTPVYYSQQGLLMQGEWRQRLMNGSYNIRAAGIMQQDKDAFAGLPGYRDSRGVVQSAGEFVINDFWKWGWDGTLASDRTFINDYKLAGYTDPMGLVTATPTEAISQVYLTGQGDRSFFDLRGLYFLGLSVTDNQDQIPVVGTFNYNYVFGNPIWGGEAGVKVNFNSISRNEADFIGMSSATSYANGGVGIPAGSCALTNPNPTQCLLRGAPGDYQRLSAELYWKRSITDQAGQIWTPFASARVDLAHSNISALPSNYTSGITLPGQNPLQSGEESIIRAMPVIGLDYRYPFISVENWGVQTIEPRAQIVIRPNETAIGKLPNEDAQSLVFDDSNLFEVDKYSGWDRVEGGGRLNVGITYTAAINKAGLVTALVGQSYHLFGKNSYANGDMANTGLESGLETDVSDYVARFSYSPTQNLEFISRFRFDQANFSMQRFEVEGRTSFDRVSFSAVYGQYAPQPLLGYYYEREGVYTTASYKLTDEWSVGGGVRYNIAQAAFDLVSVGLNYADDCFTMALSYISNYTVNGPNGSPSNTVMLTIGLRTLGQTKVSAGVGSN; encoded by the coding sequence ATGACCGTCGGGATTGCTCCCGCCGAGGATCGTGAAGTGACCCCCGTGCGCCGCCTCCGGCGCGCGGCCGGAGGCGGCTTGCCTTCGGCGCGCACTTTCGCCTGGGTTCTTTTCTGCGCGCTCCTGCTCTCTCTTGGGCATGTGTGCGGCGCAGCAGCGCAGTCGTCGGCCAGCAGCCTCCTGGCCGGCAAGGGCATCGACCATTCCGACCCCAACAAGAAGATGCTCGTGACCGCCGACGAGCTGGTCTACGACTATGAGAAGAACACCATCAGCGCCGTCGGCAGCGTGCAGCTCTATTATGACGGCTCCTCCCTGGAGGCGAAGCGCGTCACCTATGACCGCGCCAAGAACCTGGTGATCGCGGAAGGCAATGTCCGGCTGAAGGAAAAGAACGGACAGGTCGTCAATGCGGACCGGCTTCAGCTGACCGAGAACTTCAAGGAAGGCTTCATCGATTCCCTGCGGGTGGATTCGCCCGACAAGACCCATTTCGCCGCCACCCGGGCCGATCGCCTGGAGGGCAACATCACCGTGTTCCAGAACGGTGTCTACACGGCCTGCGAGCCGTGCAAGGACAAGCCGGAAAAGCCGGTCCTGTGGCAGGTCAAGGCGCAGCGCATCATCCATAACCAGGATGAGCAGATGATCTACTACAAGGATGCCACGCTCGAATTCTTCGGCCTGCCGATCGCGTATTTCCCCTATTTCTCCAGCCCCGATCCGACGGTGAAGCGCAAGACCGGCTTCCTGACGCCCGTCTTCGCCAATTCCTCGGAACTGGGCTTCGGCGTCGGCATCCCCTTCTTCTGGAACATCGCGCCGGACCGCGACCTGACGCTGACCCCGGTCTATTATTCCCAGCAGGGCCTGCTGATGCAGGGCGAGTGGCGCCAGCGCCTGATGAATGGCAGCTACAACATTCGCGCCGCCGGCATCATGCAGCAGGACAAGGACGCCTTTGCCGGCCTGCCAGGCTATCGCGACAGCCGCGGCGTGGTGCAGAGCGCCGGCGAGTTCGTCATCAACGACTTCTGGAAGTGGGGCTGGGACGGCACGCTGGCCTCTGACCGCACCTTCATCAACGACTATAAGCTCGCCGGCTATACCGACCCGATGGGCTTGGTCACCGCCACGCCCACCGAGGCGATCTCCCAGGTCTATTTGACCGGGCAGGGCGACCGCAGCTTCTTCGACCTGCGCGGCCTCTATTTCCTCGGTCTCTCGGTCACCGACAACCAGGACCAGATCCCGGTTGTGGGCACGTTTAACTACAATTACGTGTTTGGCAATCCGATCTGGGGCGGAGAGGCGGGGGTGAAGGTCAACTTCAACTCCATCTCCCGCAACGAGGCCGATTTCATCGGCATGTCCTCGGCCACCTCCTATGCCAATGGCGGCGTCGGCATTCCGGCGGGCTCCTGCGCCCTGACCAATCCGAACCCGACACAGTGCCTGCTGCGCGGCGCGCCGGGCGACTATCAGCGCCTGTCCGCGGAACTCTACTGGAAGAGGTCCATCACCGACCAGGCGGGTCAGATCTGGACGCCGTTCGCCAGCGCCCGGGTGGATCTTGCCCATTCCAACATCAGCGCGCTGCCCTCCAACTATACGAGCGGCATTACCCTGCCGGGCCAGAACCCGCTCCAGTCCGGCGAGGAGAGCATCATCCGCGCCATGCCGGTGATCGGCCTCGACTATCGCTACCCCTTCATCTCGGTGGAGAATTGGGGCGTGCAGACCATCGAGCCGCGCGCCCAGATCGTGATCCGTCCCAACGAGACCGCCATCGGCAAGCTGCCCAACGAGGATGCGCAGAGCCTCGTATTCGACGACAGCAACCTGTTCGAGGTGGACAAATATTCCGGCTGGGACCGGGTGGAAGGCGGCGGCCGCCTGAATGTGGGCATCACCTATACGGCCGCCATCAACAAGGCGGGCCTTGTGACCGCGCTCGTCGGCCAGTCCTACCACCTGTTCGGCAAGAATTCCTACGCGAACGGCGACATGGCCAATACCGGCCTGGAATCGGGGCTTGAAACCGACGTCTCCGATTATGTGGCCCGCTTCTCCTATTCGCCGACCCAGAACCTGGAATTCATCTCCCGCTTCCGGTTCGACCAGGCCAACTTCTCCATGCAGCGCTTCGAGGTGGAAGGGCGCACGTCCTTCGACCGGGTGTCGTTCTCGGCGGTCTATGGCCAATATGCGCCCCAGCCGCTGCTCGGCTATTATTATGAGCGCGAGGGCGTCTATACGACCGCGTCCTACAAGCTGACGGACGAATGGTCCGTAGGCGGCGGCGTGCGCTACAATATCGCCCAGGCGGCCTTCGACCTCGTCTCTGTCGGCCTGAACTATGCTGACGACTGCTTCACCATGGCCTTGAGCTACATCTCCAATTATACGGTGAACGGCCCCAACGGCTCGCCATCCAACACGGTGATGCTCACGATCGGCTTGCGGACCCTGGGGCAGACCAAGGTGTCGGCCGGCGTCGGCAGCAATTGA
- the mepA gene encoding penicillin-insensitive murein endopeptidase has translation MARTRIGRSGRGALLRPTLRLPALFLSFMLLAGLAAPAAGQTAAPDAVGGKPAKELFGAAATPAPLAARSIGFYSKGCVAGASALPVNGPAWQVMRLSRNRNWGHPELIDFIEEFALTVPKVSRWPGILVGDMAQPRGGPMRSGHASHQVGLDVDIWLTPSPGKELSREARETMSATMIVRPDRLDVDKAVWTPDHVAMIRAAAREPKVERIFVNAAIKKALCRDARGDRAWLTKVRPYWGHDYHMHVRLACPADSPQCRPQEPVPVGEGCGTELDWWFSDEVLHPKPSKEPAKPKPPLTLADLPATCTDVLLAR, from the coding sequence ATGGCACGCACGCGCATCGGCCGGTCTGGCAGGGGTGCCCTTTTGCGTCCCACCCTCAGGCTGCCTGCCCTGTTTCTATCTTTCATGCTGCTTGCGGGCCTCGCCGCGCCGGCGGCGGGCCAGACCGCCGCACCCGACGCGGTGGGCGGCAAGCCCGCCAAGGAATTGTTCGGCGCTGCCGCGACGCCGGCCCCGCTCGCCGCCCGCTCCATCGGCTTCTATTCCAAGGGCTGCGTCGCGGGGGCCTCGGCCTTGCCGGTGAACGGCCCGGCCTGGCAGGTCATGCGCCTGTCGCGCAATCGCAACTGGGGCCATCCCGAGCTCATCGATTTCATCGAGGAATTCGCGCTCACGGTGCCGAAGGTCTCCCGCTGGCCGGGGATTCTGGTGGGCGACATGGCGCAGCCGCGCGGCGGCCCTATGCGCTCGGGCCATGCCTCCCACCAGGTGGGCCTCGACGTGGATATCTGGCTGACCCCGAGCCCCGGCAAGGAATTGTCGCGCGAGGCGCGCGAGACCATGTCCGCCACCATGATCGTGCGCCCCGACCGGCTCGACGTGGACAAGGCGGTATGGACGCCGGACCATGTGGCGATGATCCGCGCCGCCGCCCGTGAGCCGAAGGTGGAACGCATCTTCGTGAACGCCGCCATCAAGAAGGCCCTGTGCCGCGATGCGCGCGGCGACCGGGCCTGGCTGACCAAGGTGCGGCCCTATTGGGGGCACGATTATCACATGCATGTGCGGCTCGCTTGCCCCGCCGACAGCCCCCAGTGCCGCCCCCAGGAGCCGGTGCCGGTGGGGGAGGGGTGTGGCACCGAACTGGACTGGTGGTTCTCGGACGAGGTGCTCCATCCCAAGCCCTCCAAGGAGCCGGCCAAGCCCAAGCCGCCTTTGACGCTCGCCGACCTGCCCGCCACGTGCACGGATGTTCTGCTGGCACGGTGA
- the rsmA gene encoding 16S rRNA (adenine(1518)-N(6)/adenine(1519)-N(6))-dimethyltransferase RsmA — MSAIDTLPPLRDVIRRHELSAQKSLGQNFLLDLNLTARIARGSGPLEGACVVEVGPGPGGLTRALLALGAARVVAVERDRRCIAALAEVQEAYPGRLQVIEGDALKVDVLPLLGEGPARVVANLPYNVATLLLVGWLSTDPWPPWFSSLTLMFQREVAERIVATPGSKAYGRLAVLAGWRTQAKILFDVAPSAFVPPPKVTSSVVHLVPREDPLPCRLSDLEQVTQAAFGQRRKMLRQSLKSLGVDTAALLERAGAEETARAEEIDVAGFVALANALASLRAKSIVAA; from the coding sequence ATGAGCGCCATCGACACCTTGCCGCCGCTGAGGGACGTCATCCGTCGGCACGAACTGTCGGCGCAGAAGTCGCTGGGCCAAAACTTCCTTTTGGACCTCAATCTCACCGCGCGCATCGCCCGGGGGTCCGGTCCGCTGGAGGGCGCCTGCGTGGTCGAGGTGGGGCCGGGCCCGGGCGGACTCACGCGTGCGCTCCTGGCGCTCGGCGCCGCCCGTGTGGTGGCCGTGGAGCGCGACCGGCGCTGCATCGCGGCGCTCGCCGAAGTGCAGGAGGCCTATCCCGGGCGCCTCCAAGTGATCGAGGGCGACGCCCTGAAGGTCGACGTGCTCCCCCTGCTGGGCGAGGGGCCAGCCCGTGTGGTGGCGAACCTGCCCTATAATGTGGCGACCTTGCTTCTGGTGGGCTGGCTCTCCACCGATCCCTGGCCGCCCTGGTTCTCTTCGCTCACCTTGATGTTCCAGCGCGAGGTGGCCGAGCGCATCGTGGCGACGCCCGGAAGCAAGGCCTATGGGCGCCTCGCCGTGCTCGCCGGCTGGCGGACGCAGGCGAAGATTCTGTTCGATGTGGCCCCCTCCGCCTTCGTGCCGCCGCCCAAGGTGACCTCTTCCGTGGTCCATCTGGTGCCGCGCGAAGATCCGCTGCCGTGCCGCCTCTCCGACCTGGAGCAGGTGACCCAGGCTGCCTTTGGTCAGCGCCGCAAGATGCTCCGCCAGAGCCTGAAGTCGCTGGGCGTCGACACCGCCGCGCTGCTGGAGCGGGCCGGTGCGGAAGAGACCGCGCGCGCCGAGGAGATCGATGTCGCCGGTTTCGTCGCGCTGGCCAATGCCTTGGCGTCCCTGAGGGCAAAGAGCATAGTGGCCGCCTGA
- a CDS encoding peptidylprolyl isomerase: MMFPRPNSSAFASRTVAFAFGLVVALAAFGMPASAQQILVMVNGQPITTVDVAQRAKLHQMIEGKSPGQKQTLEELIDQKIKIQQAAKIGIKLDDEDVDRIFNSVAERSGRTPQQLAQGFSQAGIDPASFKEKLKADNVWQQYVRARAPTVNVRDQDVVAAVQQRGNVQMVATEYKLYPIIFVVPRNSNAYGARLSEANALKARFNGCDAGLETVKGMREVVVRSPVFRLSNEMPPQLRQVLDKTDVGRLTPPEVTQSGVEIFAVCGKTEVKGEVSTKREIKEELASSQFQMESKKLMEQLRKSALIVYR; encoded by the coding sequence ATGATGTTTCCCCGACCGAACAGCTCCGCTTTTGCCAGCCGCACCGTCGCGTTTGCCTTCGGGCTGGTGGTGGCGTTGGCGGCCTTCGGCATGCCGGCCTCCGCCCAGCAGATCCTCGTCATGGTGAATGGCCAGCCCATCACCACTGTCGACGTGGCGCAACGGGCCAAGCTCCACCAGATGATCGAGGGCAAGTCCCCCGGCCAGAAGCAGACGCTGGAAGAGCTGATCGACCAGAAGATCAAGATCCAGCAGGCGGCCAAGATCGGCATCAAGCTCGACGATGAGGACGTGGACCGCATCTTCAACAGTGTGGCCGAGCGCAGCGGGCGGACCCCGCAGCAACTGGCCCAGGGCTTCTCGCAGGCTGGCATCGACCCCGCCTCCTTCAAGGAAAAGCTGAAGGCGGACAATGTCTGGCAGCAATATGTGCGCGCCCGCGCGCCGACGGTGAATGTGCGCGACCAGGACGTGGTCGCCGCCGTTCAGCAGCGCGGCAACGTGCAGATGGTCGCCACGGAATATAAGCTCTACCCCATCATCTTCGTGGTGCCGCGCAATTCCAACGCCTATGGCGCCCGCCTCTCGGAAGCCAACGCCCTCAAGGCCCGCTTCAATGGCTGCGATGCCGGCCTTGAAACCGTCAAGGGCATGCGGGAAGTGGTGGTGCGCTCGCCGGTGTTCCGCCTTTCCAACGAGATGCCGCCCCAGTTGCGCCAGGTGCTGGACAAGACCGATGTGGGCCGGCTGACGCCCCCTGAGGTCACCCAGTCCGGCGTGGAGATCTTCGCCGTGTGCGGCAAGACCGAGGTGAAGGGGGAGGTCTCCACCAAGCGGGAGATCAAGGAGGAGCTGGCCTCCAGCCAGTTCCAGATGGAATCCAAGAAGCTGATGGAGCAGCTGCGCAAGTCCGCGCTCATCGTGTACCGCTGA
- the lptG gene encoding LPS export ABC transporter permease LptG — protein sequence MIGPTLGFYFAKRFFSAVVLIFVSCVALIMLVDFLEMTRRTADRDTVTTGVVAMLTIYRTPAFTEQLLPFAVLFGGIAAFVTLSRKLELVVARAVGLSAWQFIFPAVLVAFLLGAFSTGVFNPVSADFKERANRIEGDIFNSSSGGVLPSGRGAFWIRQQSLDGQAIIQAATTQHGGRELIGVTAFEFDKRDRVVQRIEAKSATLQRGYWELHDARVLIPGFDQQSFETFLVATNLDPNEIQEALTSPDTVSFWQLPDAIAAAEQAGFGAQRYRLHFQSLLARPFLLIAMVLIAAVVGLRVFRFGGVGQTILGGVAAGFLLYLGTKLAEDLGEAGVIHPVAAAWFPAVAGIVLGVLVLLHREDG from the coding sequence ATGATCGGACCAACCCTCGGCTTCTATTTCGCCAAGCGCTTCTTTTCGGCCGTGGTGCTGATCTTCGTCTCCTGCGTCGCCCTCATCATGCTGGTGGACTTCCTGGAGATGACCCGCCGCACGGCGGACCGCGACACGGTGACCACCGGCGTGGTGGCCATGCTCACCATCTACCGCACCCCGGCCTTCACCGAGCAATTGCTGCCCTTCGCGGTGCTGTTCGGCGGCATCGCGGCCTTTGTTACCCTCTCGCGCAAGCTGGAACTGGTGGTGGCGCGGGCGGTGGGGCTCTCGGCCTGGCAGTTCATCTTTCCGGCGGTGCTGGTGGCCTTCCTGCTGGGCGCCTTTTCCACCGGTGTGTTCAACCCGGTGTCGGCGGACTTCAAGGAGCGGGCGAACCGGATCGAGGGGGACATCTTCAACTCCTCGTCCGGCGGCGTGCTGCCCTCCGGCCGCGGCGCCTTCTGGATCCGCCAGCAGAGCCTGGACGGGCAGGCCATCATCCAGGCGGCCACCACCCAGCATGGCGGGCGCGAGCTGATCGGCGTGACCGCGTTCGAGTTCGACAAGCGCGACCGCGTTGTGCAGCGCATCGAGGCAAAGTCCGCCACCCTGCAGCGCGGCTACTGGGAGTTGCATGACGCGCGGGTGCTCATCCCTGGATTCGACCAGCAGTCCTTCGAGACCTTCCTCGTGGCGACGAATCTGGATCCGAACGAGATTCAGGAGGCGCTGACCTCCCCGGACACCGTGTCCTTTTGGCAACTTCCCGACGCGATCGCTGCCGCCGAGCAGGCGGGCTTTGGGGCACAGCGGTACCGGCTGCACTTCCAGAGTCTTTTGGCGCGGCCATTTCTGCTCATTGCAATGGTGCTGATCGCCGCTGTGGTTGGATTAAGGGTGTTCCGGTTCGGCGGTGTGGGACAGACGATTCTCGGTGGCGTGGCTGCCGGGTTTCTGCTTTATCTTGGCACCAAGCTCGCGGAAGATCTTGGAGAGGCAGGTGTGATCCATCCCGTTGCCGCAGCTTGGTTTCCGGCGGTGGCTGGGATTGTTCTTGGGGTTTTGGTCTTGTTGCACCGGGAGGACGGATGA
- the lptF gene encoding LPS export ABC transporter permease LptF, with translation MGRLDRYIFSTAATAFVGVTLVLTAMIWSTQALRQLDLVTSQGQTILSFLAITGLTVPTLVLVIAPAALFIATAYTLLKLNGDSEIVVMASAGMSPWRVLRPMILLAVLVSVFCAALSIDLVPASLRMFREKVTKVGADVVSFVAQPGRFVTVTDGLVFHVRDRDNSGLMRGVFINDSREKEISTYVADHGRIVDTPSGTFLVLEDGTIHRRTPGASGNGSVVDFERYALGLNDLAPGKQGTDYRPNERDFAYVLNPPPSDVYVLLKQTGRFREEVHKRLSAGLYPFAFFAVAASALASPRTTRQSRSMALVAIIPIMAGLQIASFVVGGMLRTSSAAIPFAYLLPLACIVICGFVVQGWIRFSAPQGLTRLMEAVSRRLARMNAE, from the coding sequence ATGGGCCGTCTCGACCGGTACATCTTTTCCACCGCCGCCACGGCATTCGTGGGCGTGACGCTGGTCCTGACGGCCATGATCTGGTCGACCCAGGCCCTGCGGCAGCTCGACCTCGTGACGAGCCAAGGGCAGACCATCCTGTCCTTCCTGGCGATTACCGGGCTGACCGTGCCGACCCTGGTGCTGGTGATCGCGCCGGCGGCCCTGTTCATCGCCACCGCCTACACCCTGCTGAAGCTGAACGGCGATTCGGAGATCGTGGTGATGGCCTCGGCGGGCATGAGCCCGTGGCGGGTGCTGCGGCCCATGATCCTGCTTGCCGTGCTGGTCTCGGTGTTCTGCGCTGCCCTCTCCATCGACCTCGTCCCCGCGAGCCTGCGGATGTTCCGCGAGAAGGTGACGAAGGTCGGTGCCGACGTGGTGTCCTTCGTCGCCCAGCCCGGGCGTTTCGTGACGGTCACCGACGGGCTGGTCTTCCATGTGCGCGACCGGGACAATAGTGGCCTGATGCGGGGCGTGTTCATCAACGATTCCCGCGAGAAGGAAATCTCCACCTATGTGGCCGACCATGGCCGCATCGTGGATACGCCCAGCGGAACCTTTCTCGTGCTCGAAGACGGCACCATCCATCGTCGCACGCCCGGCGCCTCCGGCAACGGCTCGGTGGTGGATTTCGAGCGCTATGCCTTGGGGCTGAACGATCTGGCGCCCGGCAAGCAGGGCACCGACTACCGCCCCAATGAGCGCGACTTCGCCTATGTGCTCAACCCGCCGCCCAGCGACGTCTATGTGCTGCTGAAGCAGACCGGCCGCTTCCGCGAGGAGGTGCACAAGCGCCTGTCCGCCGGTCTTTACCCGTTCGCCTTCTTCGCGGTGGCCGCCTCGGCCCTGGCAAGCCCGCGCACCACGCGGCAGAGTCGCTCCATGGCGCTGGTGGCCATCATTCCCATCATGGCGGGGCTGCAGATCGCCTCCTTCGTGGTGGGCGGCATGCTGCGCACCTCCAGTGCGGCGATTCCGTTCGCCTACCTGCTGCCGCTGGCCTGCATCGTGATTTGCGGCTTCGTCGTCCAGGGCTGGATCCGCTTCTCGGCTCCGCAGGGCCTGACCCGCCTGATGGAAGCCGTCTCCCGGCGCCTCGCGCGCATGAATGCCGAGTGA